The DNA sequence ATGCCGTTTTCCCAGCTGCCAGCGGTACATGGTACGTGTGTCCTCACGCTGAGCTCTCACGCTCTCGAGCTGTTGTGGGCCCAAACCACGATACCCCTGGCCTCAGGGAAATCCGCCGAGCCTGTCCGCTGGGATTCTGAGATGGTACATCCCGGTCCCAAAAAGGGGGACAACGGTGTCAGTTCTGGAACGGTGACTCTCCACGCACGTTGCTTTGGGTCGAAACGGAGCTGCCCAGGGGTAGCAGGGATAGCAGGGGTAGCAGGGATGGGTACATTGGCTACAAGGTCACTCGGTACCTTTGGGGTGTCAGAGAAGGGAGGTGTGCAATTCAACGCCAACGCCAGGCCCGGGGGTAGCAAGGGCAGGGCACCCAGGGAAAAATAGGCTGCTCTCATCATTCCCTTGTGTCCCAGCGATCCCATCCTCATTATAAGACCAAAgggccccccttccccattcCGAACATTTTCTTGgattcccatcatcacacacctcaccctcttccttctgGCACAGGCTCCTTGTTGTTCTTGCCCCTGACTCCGGTCTCCTGTTACCATTGCATCACCGACAGCCTCGACTTAATAATACAACTTCACATCCTTCGACTGGCCGACTTGAGAACCAAGTAATTCGAGGAACCACAGAGAAAGAACACGACGAGCTTGCCTCTGGACTGTCACATACTGCGCCTCGCTCGGAAAACCAACCGCGACAGCCGACAGCACCATACATAAACCGCCATCAGCATCCCCTGACCTGACTGGACAACGCTCCCTTGCATCATCATCGCTTCAACCGCTTCACCAGTCCTTCGCCCGTCGAGGACTTCTACACTGTGAGTCACTTGCCTCTTTTCAGGAAATTTAAATTTTCCCATGGGTTGCGACGCTTGGCCGTGCAACACCACTTTCCCTTGGTCTATATATATCGCCTGCGGTGCGGCACAGAAGGAAACGAAATGTGCTAACATGGCGCCGTGTCAGCTTCGAGTCCATTTTCGcttcacacacacattcACAATGATTGTCAGAGAGTCAGAACCCCACGCCAACTTCGGCCGCGGTGCCTATGACACCACCGGAGTGCCAaagccgcctcctcccaagccccGGTAAAGACCTCTCATATCGACCGGGAGATCAGCTGCAACCAATCGATTTTCCATGCAGATGCAGAGGCGGCACCCATCTCTCGAATCACCACCCACATCCATTCCATTTCGATCCATCCTGAGGAGGAGCGACATTTTTTATCCCACGATATCGACTTTAATCGCGTCTGTACCACAACTTTTACCACCTTTCCCACCCCTTACTCTTTACCTAATCGGCGGTCTCGCATTCCTCTACGTCACTTTTAATTACCATTCCTTACACATGATACATTTATCGGCTCGGTGCCACTTGCTTCCCAGCAGCAAGTAAGGGAAGAGAAAAACGGGAGGCTTTCATTCCGgatctttttgtttcttgtcgGCTGCGCGGCGTTCAGATATATAGATGGATCGGCTTATTGATT is a window from the Podospora pseudocomata strain CBS 415.72m chromosome 6, whole genome shotgun sequence genome containing:
- a CDS encoding hypothetical protein (EggNog:ENOG503PQIV) → MPFSQLPAVHGTCVLTLSSHALELLWAQTTIPLASGKSAEPVRWDSEMVHPGPKKGDNGFWNGDSPRTLLWVETELPRGSRDSRGSRDGYIGYKVTRYLWGVREGSPSPVEDFYTLRVHFRFTHTFTMIVRESEPHANFGRGAYDTTGVPKPPPPKPR